From Grus americana isolate bGruAme1 chromosome 22, bGruAme1.mat, whole genome shotgun sequence, the proteins below share one genomic window:
- the RPL23 gene encoding 60S ribosomal protein L23 gives MSKRGRGGSSGAKFRISLGLPVGAVINCADNTGAKNLYIISVKGIKGRLNRLPAAGVGDMVMATVKKGKPELRKKVHPAVVIRQRKSYRRKDGVFLYFEDNAGVIVNNKGEMKGSAITGPVAKECADLWPRIASNAGSIA, from the exons ATGTCGAAGCGAG GACGCGGTGGTTCGTCCGGTGCGAAGTTCCGCATCTCCCTGGGTCTCCCCGTGGGAGCCGTGATCAACTGCGCGGACAACACAG GTGCCAAGAACCTGTACATCATCTCTGTGAAGGGCATCAAGGGGCGCCTGAACAGGCTGCCAGCGGCTGGCGTGGGTGACATGGTGATGGCTACTGTCAAGAAGGGCAAGCCGGAGCTGAGGAAGAAGG TCCACCCAGCAGTGGTAATTCGGCAGCGGAAATCGTACAGGAGAAAAGATGGAGTGTTCCTTTATTTCGAAGACAATGCGGGAGTGATAGTAAATAACAAAGGTGAAATGAAAG gctccgCAATCACAGGCCCTGTGGCTAAGGAGTGCGCAGATCTGTGGCCCAGGATAGCCTCCAATGCGGGAAGCATCGCATAA
- the CWC25 gene encoding pre-mRNA-splicing factor CWC25 homolog isoform X1, whose translation MGGGDLNLKKSWHPQTLRNVEKVWKAEQKHEAERKKIEELQRELQEERAREEMQRYAEDMGTVRKREEKLEWMYQGPGGMVNREEYLMGRPVDKYVFEKTEDKDAGCSNETGLLPGSIFAKTGANSVLDMANKIREDPLFMIRKREEEKKREVLNNPVKMKKIKELLQNSLDKKEKKKKKEKKKKHKKHRRRSSSSESDSSDEERSKNKSQKRTNSSSWKPAPAKVPGYGLQVRDSDHRSRSSPAAGQERAPHKHRDRSRSRSQSRSPQRRSSKKNSEQSGCRGSRSPSRHSKQHSKEEKGRARSPSPKKSYRRQHAPGYTRKISPEELERKRQEMMENAKWREEERANNLRKHRKEEELERELEKLDSRDGKFFNRLKLESASTSTLEDRVKRNIHSLQRTPAALEKNFMQR comes from the exons ATGGGGGGAGGCGACCTG AACCTGAAGAAGAGCTGGCACCCCCAGACCCTGCGCAATGTGGAGAAAGTGTGGAAAGCCGAGCAGAAACATGAGGCCGAGCGGAAGAAGATCGAGGAgctgcagcgggagctgcaggaggagcgaGCACGGGAGGAGATGCAGCGATACGCTGAGGACATGGGCACTGTCAG gaaaagagaagaaaagttggAGTGGATGTACCAGGGTCCTGGAGGTATGGTGAACAGAGAGGAATATCTTATGGGTCGCCCTGTGGACAAGTACGTCTTTGAGAAGACAGAAGACAAGGACGCGGGCTGTTCCAACGAGACAGGACTTCTCCCAGGCTCCATTTTTGCCAAGACAGGGGCCAATTCTGTCTTGGACATGGCAAACAAAATCCGAGAGGATCCACTTTTCATGATAAG aaagagggaggaggaaaagaagagagaagtttTGAATAATCctgttaaaatgaagaaaatcaaagaaTTG CTGCAAAACAGTTTagataaaaaagagaagaagaagaagaaagagaagaagaagaagcacAAGAAACATCGGCGTCGCAGTTCTAGCAGTGAAAGTGACAGCAGTGATGAGGAGCGAAGCAAAAATAA GTCTCAGAAGAGGACGAACAGTTCCTCCTGGAAACCTGCTCCTGCCAAAGTCCCAGGATATGGCTTACAA GTTAGGGACTCTGACCACAGGTCTCGGAGCTCTCCAGCTGCCGGCCAGGAGAGGGCCCCCCACAAGCACCGGGATCGCTCCAGATCCAGGAGCCAGTCCCGCTCTCCTCAGAGACGCTCTAGCAAGAAGAATTCGGAACAGTCTGGATGCAGGGGGTCACGGTCTCCTTCTAGGCACAGCAAACA ACAtagcaaggaggagaaagggagagctAGAAGCCCTTCCCCTAAAAAGAGCTATCGGCGACAGCATGCTCCGGGTTACACAAG AAAGATCTCTCCAGAGGAGCTAGAGCGTAAACGCCAGGAAATGATGGAAAATGCCAAGTGGCgggaagaggagagagcaaACAACCTCAGGAAACACCgaaaggaggaggagctggagcgaGAGCTGGAGAAACTCGACTCCCGAGATGGGAAGTTCTTCAA TCGCTTAAAACTAGAGAGCGCATCTACTTCCACCCTAGAAGATCGAGTGAAACGCAATATCCATTCCCTTCAGAGAACTCCCGCTGCCTTGGAAAAAAACTTTATGCAGAGATGA
- the CWC25 gene encoding pre-mRNA-splicing factor CWC25 homolog isoform X2, with protein sequence MGGGDLNLKKSWHPQTLRNVEKVWKAEQKHEAERKKIEELQRELQEERAREEMQRYAEDMGTVRKREEKLEWMYQGPGGMVNREEYLMGRPVDKYVFEKTEDKDAGCSNETGLLPGSIFAKTGANSVLDMANKIREDPLFMIRKREEEKKREVLNNPVKMKKIKELLQNSLDKKEKKKKKEKKKKHKKHRRRSSSSESDSSDEERSKNKSQKRTNSSSWKPAPAKVPGYGLQVRDSDHRSRSSPAAGQERAPHKHRDRSRSRSQSRSPQRRSSKKNSEQSGCRGSRSPSRHSKQKISPEELERKRQEMMENAKWREEERANNLRKHRKEEELERELEKLDSRDGKFFNRLKLESASTSTLEDRVKRNIHSLQRTPAALEKNFMQR encoded by the exons ATGGGGGGAGGCGACCTG AACCTGAAGAAGAGCTGGCACCCCCAGACCCTGCGCAATGTGGAGAAAGTGTGGAAAGCCGAGCAGAAACATGAGGCCGAGCGGAAGAAGATCGAGGAgctgcagcgggagctgcaggaggagcgaGCACGGGAGGAGATGCAGCGATACGCTGAGGACATGGGCACTGTCAG gaaaagagaagaaaagttggAGTGGATGTACCAGGGTCCTGGAGGTATGGTGAACAGAGAGGAATATCTTATGGGTCGCCCTGTGGACAAGTACGTCTTTGAGAAGACAGAAGACAAGGACGCGGGCTGTTCCAACGAGACAGGACTTCTCCCAGGCTCCATTTTTGCCAAGACAGGGGCCAATTCTGTCTTGGACATGGCAAACAAAATCCGAGAGGATCCACTTTTCATGATAAG aaagagggaggaggaaaagaagagagaagtttTGAATAATCctgttaaaatgaagaaaatcaaagaaTTG CTGCAAAACAGTTTagataaaaaagagaagaagaagaagaaagagaagaagaagaagcacAAGAAACATCGGCGTCGCAGTTCTAGCAGTGAAAGTGACAGCAGTGATGAGGAGCGAAGCAAAAATAA GTCTCAGAAGAGGACGAACAGTTCCTCCTGGAAACCTGCTCCTGCCAAAGTCCCAGGATATGGCTTACAA GTTAGGGACTCTGACCACAGGTCTCGGAGCTCTCCAGCTGCCGGCCAGGAGAGGGCCCCCCACAAGCACCGGGATCGCTCCAGATCCAGGAGCCAGTCCCGCTCTCCTCAGAGACGCTCTAGCAAGAAGAATTCGGAACAGTCTGGATGCAGGGGGTCACGGTCTCCTTCTAGGCACAGCAAACA AAAGATCTCTCCAGAGGAGCTAGAGCGTAAACGCCAGGAAATGATGGAAAATGCCAAGTGGCgggaagaggagagagcaaACAACCTCAGGAAACACCgaaaggaggaggagctggagcgaGAGCTGGAGAAACTCGACTCCCGAGATGGGAAGTTCTTCAA TCGCTTAAAACTAGAGAGCGCATCTACTTCCACCCTAGAAGATCGAGTGAAACGCAATATCCATTCCCTTCAGAGAACTCCCGCTGCCTTGGAAAAAAACTTTATGCAGAGATGA